The window TACTGGAGCTCCTAGGTGTTGTCTCTGATCGCCACGGCTCGGTACCCATTGCCATATGTGTTTCATCCCGGGATGAGCTAGATGCTGTCTGTGCTGCTGTTGCCAACCTCCCCTTCGTGTCCTTGTCACCGCTGGTATGCTCAAGTTGGGTTGGGTGCCAATTTCCATGTTCAGTTCTGTGATATACTTTGTGGTGGCGTCATTGACAATTGTGGGATAGCTAACTGTATGATTGATATACACAATTTGCACTGTTAATTGCTTAATTCTTCAAGAGAAAACATTGATAATGTTGACACCTTCATCTAGGAATTATGATTGTGCAATTGCAGCTATTTTTATTTATCCAATGATCCCAGACTTTCTTGCTTTTCTGTTACCCCTGCTATCGAGATATGAACGTTGTTTCAGGTTCTCTTGATTCTTTATGGTCCTTGCTATGAACTAATTTTGCTACTTAATAATATCAATCTGTGGATTTGTGTACACAGTACAGCGATCAAGATGAAGCTGAGCGTGCATCTGTTCTTGAGAAATCCCGTCGGGCAGCAATACAGCGAAATCAGATTGAAGATACTTCTATTGGCGAAAGTCCCAAGCCTGAAAGGGTGGTCTTGAAGCTAAATATTAAAGTTGTAACAGATGCTTGCTTGCCTTCGGCGGCGATGGGAGAGGCTCCCCTTATGTCTCGTGTACTGATAAACTATGAATTGCCTACAAAGAAGGTGAGCAGTCCTAATTTTCCATGATATTTTACCTTCAGAACTTCTGTGGCCCAAATACCCTTAACTTTTTATGGTCAATTTTACCTTTCAGTGCTATCATGCAATCATGCTGTTTCATTGTGCATCATTGGTTCTAGTTTGTAGATCATTTTGTGTTACCTGATCCTTGTGTCTGAATTTTTCAGGAGGCTTACTTAAGACGTGTATCAGCATGCTTGGCAACAGCTAACTTAAAAAATATCAATTGATCCGCCTTTTCGAAGTGCTGATGTAGTTGATGTACTATGATTGTGCAGATGGAATCGTGATTAATATGGTGGTTGGCGGTGAGGTGGCTCTTCTAAGGTCCCTGGAAGAAACCAGTGGATTCGTCATTGCAGAGATGCCAATATAATACATGTAAATAAACTCTTCTTAACACTTAAAATATGTTTTGCTAGTAATACAGTGAGCTCTTGTGGTCTAAACTGAAAATATTTGCAATGCAGGTTTCTGAGATATTGTGACAGTCTCAATTTGCTTCAGAAATTACCACTACACTTCAGGGCTAACTAGTCCAGTTTCTATTGGTGCTTCTTTGACTTGTGGGATTACTCTTTGCTTCCTTCATATGTGGATTTGTCTTTAAATTAGGTTTCAAAATAATGGGATTGATGTTTATTACTTCTATTTACTGAGTAATGGACCTTTTTTTTACTTGAAAGTCCTTATCTGTCTATATACTTCTATTTCGTATAGCATTTAGATTTTCAGACTAGTACGACAATCAATCCTATTCCTAAGCAGTGCAAAATTACTCGCACAAACATCTGCAGTTCCAATAGGATCAGTTGCAAAGAGACAGCCCAATTGGTATTGCCATGAAATGCTGCAGCTATGTTAGAATTGGTGCGCCTCAGCTGTAGCTTTGTTGTATTATCCTTTGGAAAAATACATGCTATCGTCTGTTACACTTGAAAACACTAGATGTTGAGAGGGGTCTACCGGTACAGTTCATCCTTTCCTTCATAATTTATTAATATATTTCACATATTATTCATCCCATGTTCTATGTTTCAATATATTCCTGTAAAAAATAAATGAGTGTGCCCATGCATCCATCTTTTATGTCTGCATTTGGCATACTTCATTTTGCATACTCTGGAAGTGTGTACTGTTGGTTGAAATGTTATAACTGAAAATTGATGATGTTTTACTCTGCTTCCACCATTTCTTTGTTACACAATAATACATGAAAGTTGGACACTTCAGATTTTCCCGCTGTAGTGTACTGATGACTAAATGGCAGACTGGAATTCTTTGGTTTTGTTTGATGATGTTGCACAAACGATATGCTACTTCGTGCTAGATCTTTTTTTTTCGCGAGGAGCCATTCAATACAAATCAACACTCGGTCCACACTTGACCCTCGAATCAACTAAGTCACATACTGTCTGCAGCAACACCCTTTCCGCCAGACATTCAAGCATGTCGGTCCCTTGACATGCTTGACTTGCTTGTTAGTTCCAGGATCCTCTGGTTCCATAGGCATCTTCCATAGTTTAGAAAAACAATCATCAGCAACAAACAGCGTGGGGGATTTGGAAAGAACGCAATGATAAATTATTCAGAAGGATACCTCCATCTCATGCCTCTTGGTTGAGCAGCTTTAAAAAGGATTTTGCGCTCCTGCAGTACAGAGCTAAACAGCAACACATTCCCTTCATACTTTCCCTTGTGCAATCCTTGTAACCAGACTTCTCAGCACCTCACTGTTGGCCGTTCTATTAGCCCTCTGTATCACTAGTGTTAGTCCTCCCATCATCCCACCCTCTGCTACTCTAACACCCTCATATGTAAAAAAATTGTACAGTTGACCCTTGACATTTATTAATAAAAAAGAGAAACAAGGTGAGTGGGAGCCTTTCCCACTGTCGTTAGCCCTCAAAAAAAGATGGAACTTGTGTGCAGGATCGCCTATCTTGGTCGAACATTCATCAAATTGGCAAAGTCCATAGCTCAAAACCAAGTGTCGGCCTATCAGAtcgaaatggacattaaaagttaaTATGCTCTGAAAAAACATGGATGCAAAGGGAAAACACAAAGTGCCCAAGAACCATATGCATTGGTTTATCCCGTCTACAAGACTGCAATGCGATAAGTTAGCTTAGCCTAATGAAATGAAACACAGGGTAACCTCAGGACGAACAAATTACGACCATGTAAAAGTATACTTTAACTATAGTGTCTATGACTACAATTAACAGCAAGAAGATCTAATCAGTTGAGAGAAATTGGATGGACCAATCTTTTCAACAGATTGACATTAGTCACAAATTTATCACTGATTAACTCATGCGAAACTTTGTCTGAACAAAGCAATTTCACAGGTCCCAGCTTATCATGCAACAGACTTTTGTATGAAGAGCAATCTGCAGGATTCTATTATGCGAGAGATAACATTCAGTATTATGATCTGAATGCAACCAATGATGCATCATGGAAAGCGTGTTTATGAAGTTGCATTTTCATGGTCCTCAAGTAAATATTTTGCCACGCCATTTTTTTAATGAAAAATAATCTCAAGATTCATCTTTGGAACTAAGGTATGCTCTTTCTCAACATTTCCCAAGACAAAAGAAAATGAATGCTTTGGATAAACATTGTAATACAACACAGTTTGATATTGATTACTTACCATAAGAAACAAGATTTGATTTGTCGTTTCCGTACCAAAGACATTATCTGTTGAAGAAGCTGATACCATCTATTGTCTCAACAAGTGTAGAAACAATCAAGTTATATGTCAAATGGTGGTTGTGGGAAACTGTGAACCACACCTAATTGTGTTGTTTGGCCAGCACTGATATCTCTATGGCGACGGTGCGTAGGCGAGATTTTCTGTTGTCTTTGCCCCCCTGGAGTTAGGTGGCCGAGGTTGCCAAAGCCCGCTGTCATAGTTTTCTGTCTCCATGGCCTCCTCTCGGCAAGTTAACCCTCAACTAGGAACCACTAAACAATCAGAACTAAGCAAGCCATCCTCAAACTCCTGGAAGCTTGGTGACATCACATACTCAAAGAACATACACTAGAAATTATCTACATACGAGAACCaacctgtgattggatggttagggGGCAATTGTACCCCTAGCGCACCAGGGATCAAACTCCAGGTTTGGCACTTTGCTTCTCACAAAGGCAGAATATTTTCTCAGTGGGAGATGCCTGTGGTGACTTCGTCAACGCAATACCCATTGGCTCAACCTTTTAGATATGCTCATAGGGATATGGTGTGCATATGTGCACTCATTACGGGGTGAGTGTTTTGAGAATTCGACAACGGAAGAGAAGGAAGCCAGAAAGAAATGGCACCATTATCAACCCAAACCTAAGCAGGCTTGGGTTCTCCTGTGCATAGTTTAAGGGTATTTTATGGGTTCCGATAAATTCTCTTCTCCTCAATGTCCGTTCTATATTTGGTTTTCATATCCAACACTATTTATATTTTGCTCTGTTTTTGTCCATACTACCAATGTCCCCCAGTCTTGATCTCCTCCCATGTCGCCCTCCAACCTCTAGTGTCGTCCCCACAAGCCATATATCCACATCCAACACCATGCCCCCCTACGAATTCCAAGTAGTTTTAGTACTACTTATGATATGATCAAATAGTTTTAATTTGCCAAGTTGAACCTCAAACTGTAACTAATCTCAGAATGCATATATTGTCGAGATGACATGGTCTAATCTCTAATGAGATGCTAtacaaagcaaaaccaccacataaattGTTGCAAAGTTGATGTTTGGAAGTTCCGCAAGAAAGATTGCGAGTTCATTGCTAAGACCAAGCTAGTCACATCAAGCCTTAAAACATCCAAATCTGGATACATAGCATGGGCATAAACTGTAGTATGAGTACAGAGACCTATTAACTACCAAAAATGGTGAGTCGTAGTTTCTGCTAGTCCACTCTCTTAATCACTAGCACTTTATATATAATGGTTATTATTCGTTTTGTTTCAAATAAATCTGCCCAAACTTTCATAGCCCCAAACCTATAATGTGATCATCCTCATCCCTCCCTCTCAAGCTAGTCTAGTTTCGGGAAGTGAAATGTTATTTTGTCTACTTTCTCAAATACCGCTTAGCTTCATTTGTGAAGACCTAGAAGTACTGAGTTGTCATAGTTTTATAATGCATATAGAATATGCTCATATATATGGCACAGGAGAGATCATAGTGAGTTGCCCCTGCGTCATGAGCCACATGATTATCTGAAGATGGTCCACATGGCCTGGTTTTATATGCTTACGGCTTATCAATGCCACTGGCAACTTCTGAGAAGAGGGGATATGAAGCCAACCCACTTGTTGGAATCTCATACGATGTAGATATTTCAAATAATCAGGCATTCATATTTATAGATAGTAAAAGAGTCAAAAAAAGCATATAAGAAAATTATAATATATTTAAGTGGCAAGTTATTTTTAGATGGAGGTAATTTTGTTTATACTCAATTTAGATTGAGAAGTAATTCTCTTTAAAATAATGGCCTAACTAAACTTGAAAATTAACAAACTTTCTATAACAAAATATAGGTCTCGTGTCATTGATATATATTTCTGATGAGAGATGTTCCAGTTATACTTTGAGATTGAACAATGTGAATATGCATTATGTCACTAAAATACAATTAAAATGTTAACATTATATTATAATCATATTGTATTATTCAAAAACTAGTTTTAAATTTAATGACAATCGTATACAAAGAACTGAAAATGTTTAATATAAATGGTTAACAAATATTTATTTTCGCTCGTATAAGATATATGGTTGTATGGATAGTTACCGACCCAAATACATGTTTTTTCAAACTATAAAGAAAAAGTTGGCTTTTGGTTTAAGTTATCACTATAGTTTCTATATTAAAGAAAGTCAAAAAATATTTTCCATAAATTAAGAACCGAATAAAATTGGTATTAAGAGACAAAGAAGATGAACAAGTGCACATAACCCATGATTAACAAACTCTCCAACTTGGACAAAGACGTCTCTCGGATCGTGGAGGTTAGATATGAGTGTAACTAGAGTTTAATTAATTGACTCATCCAAATACCTATGATGTTCAATTACGCTGTTAAATCGTTCTCGCTGGAATTTTTTTTGTCGATTTATGCATTTTTATGGTGCCGAGTCTGCTCATTTGACATGCAGTGTTGCAGTTTGCAAATTGGATTAAATGAATTTACATCTAACTATTTTGTCTAAAATTTTCCCCGTGTCGAACCCGAAATGTATGCACAAATATGATTATTTTTAATTGTTCTGTATATGATATACAGtgaaatgatgaattgtattagtTTCTTGAATCTGTGATTCGTCGAGGCAAATTTTGTGGTAGCAAATATAATGTGCAGACAGATACGAAGTGAAAATTTGTCAGATAACTCACTTGTATCATATAGACTTCCGTGTCATGATAACAAACATCATTGCCTCTGTTTCTCTACCTCTACCATCTCAATCTTTTTTTCACCTGTAAAATTGTAGTTTTTGGGTAGAGCCAATCGAATATTTATAAAGCTTACAAAAAATGGTTAGACATTATCCTGTTAACCTTGGTATTCATTGCTGAAGGATTTGATGTGTGCGGTGTTCTACAATATTCTTGCTACCCTCTGCAGCTGCTCTTTTCATGTTTTCTACAATATCAAGAGCGTAAAGGTTGTTTGTGACAGGAGAAATTATTAATTCGGTGTTTCATTTACTGACCTGAAGGAAAGAATAGGAGCATATGAAATGTATGCTATCTATGAATCAATAGATCTTGATTAAAAAGAAAGCATGCCACCTACCTATTTGGTATCACTAACAATATTCTAATTCTTTTCTATAGGATGGGATAGAATAACATAGTACAGGTGCACGTGTTCATATATACGCgtatacactcacccctataaatgcacacatgcacaccctatcaatatgagcacctccgagagactcagTCGCCATATTATCTTGAGATTTATGAAATCTCCATAGGCGCCTTGTAGTCGACGGGAATGTCTTCTCCCATTGAACCCGCAtcgccaaaaattctgaaataaattcaaaaaaatgtgaGCACCAGGACATGAAACCTGGTAGGCTGGGGATAccattgtcctcctaaccatccaaccacaggttagtTTGCGATTGGATAGAATATAGTTTCTATTGAGCACAAGTTGAAACCTGTACACAAGTTAAAGGATTAGAtagcttagagcatctacaacctgaTAAATATAATTCGGCTCCTCAAACGCAGGTGGATGTGTCCGGGTGTGTCCACGGGCAGTGACCGGGTATCCCTCATTTTTCCGTTGATCATCTAACTACCTTATATTTGATACCTCATATCTATGCAAAGCATGAAAAATAAAATCTACATACTACATAAATAACTTATAAGCTAGGCTACACTACTCATCGTCGGAGATGTCAATGACCTCTGCGCTGGTAGTGCCGGATGGCCCTGCCTTTGGCGGATGGACGCCGGCCTCACCTCGGGCTCCTCATCAGACTCTATCTCAGTGAGCTCCGCGCCCGCTAATGGAGGACGTAGCAGTTTTCCTCCACCTCCGCATCCGACTGGATGGAGTCGAGGATGGCAtgctcctctgccgcctccaccgcTTGGGCCACCTCTAACTCCGCTAGCGCCTTAGGCATGACGAAGCCCGCAACTGGAGGCACCATATCTTCCTCTTGGTTGTATCCTCCTCATCCTCCGGCTCTGCATCCGCCATGGCCCCAGCCTGCTGCCCCTgttgcttctcctcctcctccagctcctCCTACTCCTCTGGCTCCAGTGAGTATGGAGGTAGGCCGACTATGAATTAGGGCTTCACGCCTAGCCCGGATCTACTCAAGCAGCTCCAGCCGCTGTTTGATTCGGCGTAGGGGCATGGCTAGCGGCGGATGATGAGTTGATTGGAATGTGGCGGCGGCGGATGGGAGTGGAAGGAAATGGGACAGGATATGGTTTGGGTGCCAGCGTCCGGCTTAAATAGTCAGACTAGGGCCCTCAGGCGGCGCGCTGGAGCGACGccacacgatgccatctagaatcggAGAAGACACGCCCGCTGGACCCATGGGTTTCGAAGTGTTTTGGCGTGGGTCCCAACCAGTAGTGGAGCTATGTGCAAAGCTAAGCGGGCCGCTGCCCCCGAGCCTTAAATTAAGATGAGTATGGACAAGAAGAGCAACGGTGGCCGGCCCTTGCAGCAGCCCATAGAATGTTAGCTTTCTCCTTTGTGAAGTTCTTCTGACCGACCGACCGCGAAATGAACCTATTCTTCACCCATCTTTCTTACTCTCTACATGGGCCCTGAGAAATCAAGAATTGACGTGATATCTATTGCATTCTGCCTTCGCTATTTGGTTCAGCAGAGCTGCCTCAGAGCAAACTCATTCAAGAATCAGGAATCATCACATCACAAACGCTTTTGGTGAGCGACTCAAACAGGGTAGCAAGTAGCAACGCAGCCAAATCAATCAATCAGAGCAGACACCAATTTTTGGTGGTCAATCAGCTCTGTTGACAAATATCGTGCATGTCAATGAAGCTGCATATCTTCAAAATTGTTGTTACTACTGTTAGTAAAACTCTGGCGCACTGATTTCTTTCGCCTACACGTTGCTACCTGTACAAGAGTACATACTCCAATATTATTTCTATTGACATTGATGCAGTTTCTCTGTGATTAACAGATACAAAGCTCAATTGAATTCATTAGCTACAGAAAACATGCATAAAAGGAACTTGCTCAAAGGCAGTGCTTGACCGAAATACTGAATGTGACATCACATCAACAACCAGCCTGATTGAACCTTTTAGGAAACTATCAGGTTGATAATCAATCTGCACTAAGATTTAGGGTAATCATAATAACTGATTGTTAGGGACAAGAAGGctgattagaatataatttaacccCATGGATCTAAGCCATGTCCAGAATAACAGTAAACAAGAACAAGAGTAACAATATTCTTTGGAAATGACAATCTGTAGGTTTACCACGCATGTGCTCTAAACTAGTAGAAATCAAGCAAGCACGACGGTAATTAATCACCAGGAAATTGAGCCGCGTGATTCAAGTAGATTCCAAAGTACACAGGCAAGTACTTCAACCAACAGAAGAATCAATTCCTGGAGGAAGCACAAGGGTTGTTTGAAGGTGACGCTACTGCTCATCTGCATCTGCTAACGACTCTGAGAACAAAGGAACATAGGGTAGAAATCGGTATGGATGTCCTTTCTCAAGATTAAGGATACAACCAACTTTCTTATGTCGCATATCATACGCCGCTAAGGTGTCACCTCCATACGAAATCAAAAAAATGGTGTCGCAATCTGGATGAATCACATCCACCATGTACTTCTTTCCAGTCATGCTCATAAGTTTATTGATGTTGGCGGTATACTTCAGGACAAATTCTTTGCTGTCACGATCCTTGAGGCACCAGAGCGCTATCTGGGAAACCGTCCTATTATTGTTATCAACCACAGAAGCTGCAGCATAGTGTAAGCACCCCTGTGACACTCCAATCGTAGCAAATCTTTGGCCGTACGGCACACGGATAGTCTTCCACACTTTCCCCTCCATGTCCACCCCCATGAGCACCCACTCGTTGTTTATGTCCATCATGGTGCCAATCACATACATCATACGGTCAACAGAGACACATTTACCACGGAAGAACGGCGCCACTTTGTCAACCATCCCACTATCCCTGCGAGTCCAGGATCTTGCCCGCGATGAGTAGATGTTCACTCCTGTGACATAAGCTTCGTAAAAGGCCTGCTCGAAGTGAAGAACGTTGAAATGGGATGAGTCTGCCGGATCAAAAGCCAGGCCTGCGGTACAGCTATATCTGTTATTTTCTGCCACCTGCGGTGTAGGAGGCAGCTCCACCCACCTCCCTGTGAGAGGATTGCACACGACAAAACGGAAATCGTGGTCTGGCCAATCCAATGGGGACAACAACTTCTCGTTGCAGCCGCAGTAGAGGAGGAGACCGTTGCAGGCGTCCACCTGGACCATGTCCATGTACTTGTTAGGCTGCAGCGAAGGATCAAACGGGGCTGCGCCGTCGCCGGATATGCTGGCGAAGTGGTGGCCGCACCCGCTGCTGTTGACGGTCATGTAGAGAAAGCCAGCGAGGGTCTGTGGCAGCTTCTTGCGGTTGGCAGGGTCGACGATGAGGTCGCGCCAGGACACGGAAACGCACTTGAAGCGGTGGAGGGATCTGGCGGGGAGGCGGGAGAGGATCTCCAGGATGAGGTCGTCGGTGAGCAGGACAGCCGTCGGCCCCGGATCCGGATGCCTGTCCAACGTCGACATGGTGGTCCTCTCGAAGATCTCCCCcttctctgcctcctccatggtcagGGTCTACGTCGTCGTATCGATCTGCAAATGGAGAGAGAGGAGATGATCGATCTGGCAGAGGAAAATCGACCGGATGGTCGGCGGCCGGTGATCTCTGCCGTCCGTGGGGAGTCGGAAAAGGTACCTTGGTTTAGGGCTTCTCGGAGGCCTGGAACAGGACGGCGTTTTCTGCCGATCGTATTCACGATCGATCGCTACACGGAGGAAAAATACCGGATCGATcgctgcaaaaaaaaaaaaaaaggaaaaaaaatcgtgGTACGATCCTTGTCCCACTTAAAAACAAAAGAATCGATTCTTGTAGAATCCTTTTTTTCCCCGGGTAAAACACTTGTATATACTATTACTCAAAACACAGGGGGATTACAATAAGCATCGTTCAAACTCTGTCACACTAGAAGGGCCAGACCCAAACCAAGTCATGGTTCTACCTTCCACACAAGCAAAAATAGCTAAACAATTGTTAACCTTATTTTGAGAGCATTTAATATGAGTAATACTAGTTTTACGGAGGTTTAGGAGTCGCTTGATATCCTCAACCAAAGACGAGTAATTCGATCTGTCAATGTCGCTTGACTGTATCATACGAACCGCTTGTAGGAAATCCAAGTATCCAACTCAATCATCACCGGCAAGTTACTTCTCATCAGGGCTTGCGAGAGGCCCTCCTCCATACATGCACCTAGTTCGGCTTCCAACGCTCCCTGGCATGAGTAAAGTACTCTACAAGCTGAAAAAAAAATCGAGCCCGATTAATCTCGAAGCCAAAGCAAATGAACCATCCGAGTTCAGCTTGAGTTATTTCATGTGCGCTAGGAATCATTCGTATCAAAGCAGTCTTCCCTTTACACGGATCACCGTATGGTCAGCTTTTATAGCAATCAACGACTCCAGATAACTGCAGAGAAACCTCCTGGAGACGTCCTCCAAAGCGTCATCAGAAGCATGCTTCATTCCAAATTACCGAGAGCCTCTAATGCATGATGTAAATATTCCTTCCCCGTATGCAAAATCTTCTTGATTGCTGGTAGCTTCCAAACGACAGACATAGCAGTCCACAACTCCATGGCTTTCGGACACAAACAGAATGGGTGAAAATTATCTTCTGTACCATT is drawn from Triticum dicoccoides isolate Atlit2015 ecotype Zavitan chromosome 4A, WEW_v2.0, whole genome shotgun sequence and contains these coding sequences:
- the LOC119288222 gene encoding uncharacterized protein LOC119288222 is translated as MNPLNIPSSGRHFYLAVDRLQFKMRTLLELLGVVSDRHGSVPIAICVSSRDELDAVCAAVANLPFVSLSPLYSDQDEAERASVLEKSRRAAIQRNQIEDTSIGESPKPERVVLKLNIKVVTDACLPSAAMGEAPLMSRVLINYELPTKKEAYLRRVSACLAADGIVINMVVGGEVALLRSLEETSGFVIAEMPI
- the LOC119289932 gene encoding putative F-box protein At4g38870; this encodes MEEAEKGEIFERTTMSTLDRHPDPGPTAVLLTDDLILEILSRLPARSLHRFKCVSVSWRDLIVDPANRKKLPQTLAGFLYMTVNSSGCGHHFASISGDGAAPFDPSLQPNKYMDMVQVDACNGLLLYCGCNEKLLSPLDWPDHDFRFVVCNPLTGRWVELPPTPQVAENNRYSCTAGLAFDPADSSHFNVLHFEQAFYEAYVTGVNIYSSRARSWTRRDSGMVDKVAPFFRGKCVSVDRMMYVIGTMMDINNEWVLMGVDMEGKVWKTIRVPYGQRFATIGVSQGCLHYAAASVVDNNNRTVSQIALWCLKDRDSKEFVLKYTANINKLMSMTGKKYMVDVIHPDCDTIFLISYGGDTLAAYDMRHKKVGCILNLEKGHPYRFLPYVPLFSESLADADEQ